A genomic region of Scomber japonicus isolate fScoJap1 chromosome 5, fScoJap1.pri, whole genome shotgun sequence contains the following coding sequences:
- the klhdc4 gene encoding kelch domain-containing protein 4, which yields MGKKGKNEKKVKGAEKTAAKMEKKVSKRSKREEEDLEALIAEFQSLDAKKTQVVETTCPPPSPRLSASLSAHPEKDELILFGGEFFNGKKTYLHNDLFFYNIKKNSWVKSEIPNPPPPRCAHQAVAVPQGGGQLWVFGGEFASPNGEQFYHYKDLWVLHLATNTWENIKATGGPSGRSGHRMVLSKRQLLVFGGFHESTRDFIYYNDVYSFSLDTFSWSRLSPSGTPPLPRSACQMTSMPDGSGVIIYGGYSKVRVKKDVEKGTIHSDMFLLKRDGKEGQEKWSWSRVSPSGSKPPPRSGFSIAVGPAGRAVLFGGVCDEEEEETLEGDFYNDIYLYDTVKSRWFPGQLRGNKTEKKKRRRGKKGEAEGEGAEEQEAGEEAPQGPTEVVKEIVTEDGTVMTIKEVIPGAGQEEEEEEEDEEEDDDSASAPLVEPCPRSSAMAAVRQGKLFLYGGMFEVGSRQFTLSDFYCLDLHKMDQWEVLVEIDPKMQEWLEESDSEEEEEEEEEEEGAKGAEGEEDEEDSEEESEDGEDEDEHPAVQEGETVTDYQARTEQYWIGLARNNMGPDVKDKKVAKVALAMAKVFYEDQ from the exons ATGGGCAAAAAAGgcaagaatgaaaagaaggtgAAGGGAGCGGAGAAGACTGCTGCCAAGATGGAGAAGAAAGTTTCAAAGAGGTCCAAACGAGAAGAG GAGGATTTGGAAGCTCTAATTGCTGAATTTCAGAGTCTGGATGCAAAGAAGACCCAGGTTGTAGAAACAACATGTCCACCTCCATCACCAAG ATTGAGCGCGTCTTTGTCTGCCCATCCTGAGAAAGATGAACTCATCCTGTTTGGAGGAGAATTCTTCAATGGAAAGAAG acaTACCTGCACAACGATCTGTTCTTCTACAACATCAAGAAGAACAGCTGGGTTAAGTCAGAGATCCCCAACCCTCCTCCACCACGCTGTGCTCACCAG GCGGTGGCAGTTCCCCAGGGTGGAGGCCAGCTCTGGGTGTTTGGGGGAGAGTTTGCCTCACCAAACGGGGAACAGTTCTACCACTACAAGGACCTCTGGGTGCTTCACCTGGCTACAAACACCTGGGAGAACATCAA AGCGACTGGTGGTCCATCAGGGCGCAGCGGCCATCGGATGGTCCTCAGCAAGAgacagctgctggtgtttgGAGGTTTCCACGAGAGCACCAG gGATTTTATCTACTACAACGATGTCTACTCTTTCTCTTTGGACACTTTCTCCTGGTCACGCCTCTCTCCGTCAGGCACCCCCCCATTGCCGCGCTCCGCCTGTCAGATGACCTCCATGCCCGACGGCTCGGGTGTCATCATCTATGGGGGATACTCTAaagtg AGAGTCAAAAAGGATGTGGAGAAGGGGACCATCCACTCTGACATGTTCCTCCTGAAGCGAGATGGCAAAGAGGGCCAAG AGAAGTGGTCGTGGTCCAGGGTGAGCCCTTCTGGCAGCAAGCCTCCTCCTCGCTCTGGTTTCTCCATAGCGGTGGGTCCAGCCGGGCGGGCGGTGCTCTTTGGAGGGGTTTGTgacgaagaagaggaggagacgcTGGAGGGCGACTTTTACAACGACATCTACCTGTACGACACGGTGAAGAGCCGCTGGTTCCCCGGTCAGCTCAGG GGCAACAAGACTGAGAAGAAGAAACGACGGAGGGGGAAGAAGGGTGAAGCGGAGGGGGAGGGAGCGGAGGAACAGGAGGCGGGGGAGGAGGCGCCTCAAGGTCCCACGGAAGTCGTCAAGGAGATCGTCACAGAGGACGGCACAGTGATGACCATCAAGGAAGTGATCCCTGGAGCTgggcaagaggaagaggaagaggaggaggatgaagaggaggacgatG ATTCGGCCTCGGCTCCCCTGGTGGAGCCCTGCCCGAGGTCCAGCGCCATGGCAGCGGTGCGTCAGGGCAAGCTCTTCCTGTACGGGGGGATGTTCGAGGTGGGCAGCCGCCAGTTCACCCTGAGCGACTTCTACTGCCTGGACCTGCACAAGATGGACCAGTGGGAGGTTTTAGTGGAAATTGATCCAA AGATGCAGGAGTGGCTGGAAGAGTCTgactcagaggaggaggaggaggaagaggaggaggaggagggagcgaaaggagcagaaggggaggaagacgaggaggattCTGAAGAGGAAAGCGAGGACGGGGAAG atgaagatgagCACCCAGCGGTGCAGGAGGGGGAGACGGTGACGGATTACCAGGCTCGTACAGAGCAGTACTGGATAGGACTGGCACGCAACAACATGGGCCCAGACgtcaaagacaaaaaggttgccAAGGTGGCCCTCGCCATGGCTAAAGTCTTCTATGAAGACCAGTAG